From Cupriavidus oxalaticus:
TCGAGCTGCTGGACGAAGCGCGCCAGATCGCGGTGTTTTCGCTGTACAACGAGGTGCGCGCCCACGTGCGCACCGCGCTGGTGGTCGCCGGCGGCCTGGCCCCGCGCGCCATGCCAGTGCGGGAAGACCTGCGCACCCGGCTGGGCTGGGGCCTGGTGTACCAGGTCGCGCCGCTGTCCGACGACGACAAGAAGGCCGCAGTGCTGCAAGCGGCACGCGAGCGCGGCCTGCAGCTGTCGCCCGAGATCACGCACTGGCTGGTCACGCGCCACTACCGCGACATGCCCAGCCTGATGGCGCTGCTCGACGCGCTCGATACCTACTCGCTCGAACGCAAGCGGCCGGTCACGCTGCCGCTGCTGCGCGAGATGTTCGCTGAATTCCGGGACTAGGCGACGGCCCCGCCCCGCCCGCTCCCTTACCCCATCCTGCCTTAAGGTAAAATCGCGCCCCATGAATCTGGCACTCTTTGACCTCGACCACACCCTGATCCCGACCGACAGCGACCACGAATGGGGCCGCTTCCTGGTCCGCCTGGGCATCGTCGACGAGGAAATTTACCGGCAGAAGAACGACGAGTTCTACAACCACTACAAGGCGGGCACGCTGGACATCCAGGCGTTCCTGCGCTTTGCGCTGGGGCCGCTGGCGGCCAACCCGCGCGACAAGCTCGACGCCATGCGCGCGCAGTTCATGCACGAGGTGATCGACCCGGTGATCACGCCGCAGGCGCGCGCGCTGGTCTACAAGCACATCGAGGCCGGCGACCTGTGCGCGGTGGTGACCGCCACCAACAGCTTCGTCACGGCGCCGATCGCCGCCGCCTTCGGCATCAAGCACCTGATCGCGACCGAGCCCGCCACCGTCGACGGCAAGCCGGAAAGCCAGTTCACCGGCGATGTCTTCGGCGTGCCGAGTTTCCGCGAAGGCAAGATCACCCGCGTCGAAGCCTGGCTCAAGGCCCAGGGCGCGACCTGGGACAACTTCGAGACCACCACCTTCTACAGCGACTCGGCCAACGACCTGCCCCTGCTGGAAAAAGTCTCCGAGCCGATCGCCACCAATCCGGACGATCGCCTGCGCCACCACGCCGCCGCGGCCGGCTGGCGCATCATGGATCTGTTCTGACGTGATCAAGAAGCTCATTACCAGGCTGCTGGGCAAGCCCGGCCCCAAGCAGCGCCGCACCGGCCGCGCCCATACGCCGCGCATCGTCAACGTGGACGAGCACCAGATCGACCCCACGCTGTTGTCGCGCAATGCCGTCAAGGTCACTTCGACGCTGCAGCAGGCCGGCTACCAGGCCTATATCGTCGGCGGCGCCGTGCGCGACCTGCTGCTCGGCATCAAGCCCAAGGATTTCGACGTCGCCACCAATGCCACGCCCGAGCAGGTGCAGTCGCTGTTCCGCCGCTCGCGCATCATCGGCCGCCGCTTCCAGATCGTGCACGTGACCTTCTACGGCGGGCGCGAGCAGGAAATCATCGAGGTCTCGACCTTCCGTGCGCTGGTCGACGCCATCGCCAGCGAGACCCTGCCCGAAGGCCGCCGCCTGAAGCGCGCCGAGCTCGACAGCAAGACCCATGCGATCGACGCCTCGGGCCGCGTTCTGCGCGACAACGTGTGGGGCTCGCAGGCCGAAGACGCGGAACGCCGCGACTTCACCATCAACGCGATGTACTACGACCCGGCCGCGCAGACCGTGCATGACTACCATCACGGCATGGAAGACATCCGCGCCCGCACGCTGCGCATGATCGGCGACCCGGCCACGCGCTACCGCGAAGACCCGGTGCGGATGCTGCGCGTGGTGCGCTTTGCTGCCAAGACCGGCTTCGATATCGACGAGGCCACGCGCCATCCGGTCGCCAGCCTGGCCGAGCTGATCCACAACGTGCCCAGCGCACGCGTGTTCGACGAGATGCTCAAGCTGCTGATGTCCGGCCACGCCTGGGCCTCGCTGCAGGAGCTGCGCAAGGCGGGCCTGCACAAGGGCCTGCTGCCGCTGCTGGACGTGGCGCTGGAGCAGCCCATGGGCCAGCGCTTCGTGCAGCTGGCGCTGGATAACACCGACCGCCGCGTGCAGGCCGGCAAGCCGGTGTCGCCGGGCTTCCTGTTTGCCGCGCTGCTGTGGCACCACGTGCTGCAGCGCTGGAACCAGTTGCGCGACGAAGGCGAGCACGCCATCGCCGCGCTCAACAGCGCCATGGATTCGGTGCTCGAAAAGCAGACCGGCCAGCTGGCGATCCAGCGCCGTTTCGTCACCGACATGCGCGATATCTGGGGCATGCAGCCGCGCTTCGAGAAGCGCGTCGGCCGCATGCCGTTCCGCCTGCTGGAGTCGCCGCGCTTCCGTGCCGGCTACGATTTCCTGCAGCTGCGCTGCCAGTCCGGCGAGCTG
This genomic window contains:
- a CDS encoding HAD family hydrolase; the protein is MNLALFDLDHTLIPTDSDHEWGRFLVRLGIVDEEIYRQKNDEFYNHYKAGTLDIQAFLRFALGPLAANPRDKLDAMRAQFMHEVIDPVITPQARALVYKHIEAGDLCAVVTATNSFVTAPIAAAFGIKHLIATEPATVDGKPESQFTGDVFGVPSFREGKITRVEAWLKAQGATWDNFETTTFYSDSANDLPLLEKVSEPIATNPDDRLRHHAAAAGWRIMDLF
- the pcnB gene encoding polynucleotide adenylyltransferase PcnB, whose protein sequence is MIKKLITRLLGKPGPKQRRTGRAHTPRIVNVDEHQIDPTLLSRNAVKVTSTLQQAGYQAYIVGGAVRDLLLGIKPKDFDVATNATPEQVQSLFRRSRIIGRRFQIVHVTFYGGREQEIIEVSTFRALVDAIASETLPEGRRLKRAELDSKTHAIDASGRVLRDNVWGSQAEDAERRDFTINAMYYDPAAQTVHDYHHGMEDIRARTLRMIGDPATRYREDPVRMLRVVRFAAKTGFDIDEATRHPVASLAELIHNVPSARVFDEMLKLLMSGHAWASLQELRKAGLHKGLLPLLDVALEQPMGQRFVQLALDNTDRRVQAGKPVSPGFLFAALLWHHVLQRWNQLRDEGEHAIAALNSAMDSVLEKQTGQLAIQRRFVTDMRDIWGMQPRFEKRVGRMPFRLLESPRFRAGYDFLQLRCQSGELPEELAAWWQDFQNAEPHEREDLIDAVRGARGQGGGQGGAQGAEGEGPARKKRRRRSPRKSDKVSSRSDSDAGQAAHAGPGQPEET
- the hda gene encoding DnaA regulatory inactivator Hda, with translation MSPRPNKQLSLELGSPPPSTFENFVVAANREPVQRLQELPAAVAQERATDRLVYLWGEVGCGRTHLLHAVCEAAPQHGIRSRYLSPHHPLSDFLFDPWCQLYTVDDVELLDEARQIAVFSLYNEVRAHVRTALVVAGGLAPRAMPVREDLRTRLGWGLVYQVAPLSDDDKKAAVLQAARERGLQLSPEITHWLVTRHYRDMPSLMALLDALDTYSLERKRPVTLPLLREMFAEFRD